The following are encoded in a window of Fundulus heteroclitus isolate FHET01 unplaced genomic scaffold, MU-UCD_Fhet_4.1 scaffold_2.2, whole genome shotgun sequence genomic DNA:
- the cunh5orf49 gene encoding uncharacterized protein C5orf49 homolog encodes MSYFNDTKSKVANMSTYDRIFHQVEGYDMKRPRDDRQHWRGRGLNINQEERSRAVPVLSSSEYGRHLPPVPDQTARQYARVASTKSEFYMKNGIIWSLAEGYGSVAPI; translated from the exons ATGTCTTACTTCAACGACACCAAGTCAAAG GTCGCCAACATGTCCACTTATGACCGAATCTTCCACCAAGTCGAGGGTTATGATATGAAGCGGCCCCGCGATGACAGGCAACACTGGAGGGGAAGGGGACTCAACATAAACCAGGAG GAGAGGTCCAGAGCTGTGCCAGTGCTGTCATCTTCGGAATATGGCCGCCATCTGCCTCCGGTCCCCGACCAGACAGCGCGACAGTACGCGCGCGTGGCTTCCACAAAATCAGAGTTTTACATGAAAAACGGCATCATCTGGAGTCTGGCGGAAGGATACGGGTCAGTGGCTCCGATCTGA